In one Ochotona princeps isolate mOchPri1 chromosome 16, mOchPri1.hap1, whole genome shotgun sequence genomic region, the following are encoded:
- the LOC131482247 gene encoding transforming growth factor beta-1 proprotein-like: MSTLYNRTHDGVGNETTTEEPEGVVNETTTVEPKAVGNETTTAEPKAVGNETTTAEPKAVGNETTTVEPEEEAEYYPTEVDKVLMVGTRHAIYKQFRKSPHHMYMVFNKTELQKALPEPSILTRAELELHRIKQNREQAVLLFERYGKKSWRFIRYWVLAPSNTAEWLSFDVTAVVCQWMSHRNEDHGEFEVFRLTPEKLNDGTYTDILQMQISGITPSRPGDLLDNDGISIYQPILRLITTPMDKARHLKRTRRY, encoded by the exons ATGTCCACTCTGTACAATAGAACTCATGATGGAGTCGGCAATGAGACCACCACAGAAGAGCCTGAGGGAGTTGTCAATGAGACTACCACAGTGGAGCCCAAGGCAGTGGGCAACGAGACCACCACAGCGGAGCCCAAGGCAGTGGGCAACGAGACCACCACAGCGGAGCCCAAGGCAGTGGGCAACGAGACCACCACAGTGGAGCCAGAGGAAGAGGCTGAGTACTACCCCACAGAGGTTGATAAGGTGCTAATGGTGGGCACCAGACATG CAATCTATAAACAATTCAGAAAGAGCCCGCATCACATGTACATGGTCTTCAACAAAACAGAGCTCCAGAAAGCCTTACCTGAGCCATCGATACTGACCCGGGCAGAACTGGAACTGCACAGGATCAAGCAAAATCGGGAGCAGGCAGTGCTGCTGTTTGAG AGGTACGGCAAGAAGTCCTGGCGTTTTATCAGATACTGGGTGTTGGCCCCCAGCAACACAGCAGAGTGGTTGTCCTTTGATGTCACTGCAGTGGTGTGTCAGTGGATGAGCCACAGAAATGAAGATCATG GGGAATTTGAGGTCTTCCGCCTCACACCTGAGAAGCTAAATGACGGCACATATACTGATATCCTCCAAATGCAGATCAGTG GGATCACACCCAGCAGACCTGGTGACCTTCTGGACAATGACGGCATCAGCATTTACCAGCCCATACTGCGCCTCATAACCACCCCAATGGACAAGGCCAGGCACCTGAAAAGGACCCGGAGATACTGA